The following are encoded together in the Oncorhynchus kisutch isolate 150728-3 linkage group LG8, Okis_V2, whole genome shotgun sequence genome:
- the LOC109896094 gene encoding vesicle-associated membrane protein 8 — MDNDLEQGEVVEQDKVRTLQSQVEGVKDIMTQNVDRILARGERLDDLMGKSEDLQAGAEDFKHTSQKVARSYWWKNMKLWVVIVVIVLVIILIIVLLSTGVIPTSSPVPPLPKPTKRSN; from the exons ATGGATAATGATTTG gagcagggagaggtggtGGAGCAGGACAAGGTGAGGACCCTGCAGTCTCAGGTGGAGGGAGTGAAGGACATCATGACCCAGAACGTGGACCGGATCCTGGCCCGGGGAGAGAGGCTGGATGACTTGATGGGCAAGTCAGAGGACCTGCAGGCTGGG GCTGAGGACTTCAAGCACACGTCCCAGAAGGTGGCTCGCTCCTACTGGTGGAAGAACATGAAGCTGTGGGTGGTGATCGTGGTCATTGTCCTCGTCATAATCCTCATCATCGTACTGCTCAGCACTGGCGTCATCCCAACCAGCTCCCCTGTTCCCCCACTTCCCAAACCTACTAAAAGATCAAACTAG